One genomic region from Nostoc sphaeroides encodes:
- a CDS encoding calcium-binding protein has product MANIVGNDGNNILSGTGNNDFIDGRGGNDFIYGLGGNDTLAGRNGNDNLYGRTGNDILIGGNGSDFLDGGRGIDTLTGGSGQDTFGYYDPPFANGSPVQSPNGISVLNQPDNITDYQIGVDNFIFETGQLGLDFGAQVKYNEGVSSRLSGNANVLVLLDAFPNAAAAAKAIADNNKITSDEGLFVYYNSTLGISRVVFSNDLDDGGPISVLANLTNLTSLSNQAKFSPQDFSFITL; this is encoded by the coding sequence ATGGCGAATATTGTTGGAAATGATGGCAATAATATCCTGTCTGGTACAGGCAACAACGACTTTATTGATGGCAGGGGAGGAAATGACTTTATCTATGGATTGGGGGGTAATGACACTCTTGCAGGTAGGAATGGAAACGATAACCTTTATGGTCGTACAGGCAATGACATTTTAATAGGCGGTAATGGCAGTGATTTCTTAGATGGTGGTCGAGGTATTGATACACTCACGGGCGGATCTGGCCAAGATACTTTTGGCTATTACGATCCCCCATTTGCTAATGGTTCCCCAGTGCAAAGCCCCAACGGTATTAGCGTGTTGAATCAGCCAGATAACATTACCGATTACCAAATTGGTGTAGATAATTTCATCTTTGAAACTGGGCAACTCGGACTTGATTTTGGTGCCCAAGTTAAATACAATGAAGGCGTTAGCTCTAGACTATCGGGTAATGCTAATGTACTAGTGTTGCTCGATGCATTTCCCAATGCTGCTGCTGCTGCCAAAGCCATTGCTGATAACAATAAGATTACATCTGATGAAGGATTATTTGTCTATTACAACTCTACACTTGGCATTTCAAGAGTAGTGTTTTCTAATGACTTAGATGACGGCGGCCCAATCAGCGTTTTGGCTAATCTGACTAATCTTACAAGCTTGTCTAACCAGGCTAAATTTTCACCTCAAGACTTCTCCTTTATCACCCTGTAA
- a CDS encoding MerR family transcriptional regulator, with product MQETFFTSKEAAEITGCTLRQLQYWRERGVIVPVISDTGTGRSIYYSKSNLLELAAMSYWLSVGLSFDIASTTLKKLKDQEPELFTSGKGKRFMLLSQAHERSLELVEFDRKKAIASLDEGKPVIPVWLDVIYSRLELKLSNKKS from the coding sequence ATGCAGGAGACATTTTTTACAAGCAAGGAAGCTGCTGAAATCACAGGCTGCACCCTTCGTCAGCTACAGTATTGGCGAGAGAGAGGGGTGATTGTTCCTGTAATCAGTGATACTGGAACAGGACGTAGTATTTATTACTCAAAGTCTAATTTGCTGGAACTAGCTGCAATGTCATATTGGCTATCTGTGGGGTTAAGTTTTGACATAGCCAGCACCACGCTGAAAAAGCTGAAAGACCAAGAACCGGAGTTATTTACTTCAGGTAAAGGTAAGCGGTTTATGTTGTTGTCCCAAGCGCATGAGCGATCGCTTGAGCTTGTGGAGTTTGACAGAAAAAAAGCGATCGCATCTTTGGATGAAGGTAAGCCTGTAATTCCAGTGTGGTTGGATGTTATTTATAGCCGTTTAGAATTGAAGCTATCAAATAAGAAAAGTTAG
- the mutS gene encoding DNA mismatch repair protein MutS — translation MTASHSETPSTKPDASTFISDHQQVDRSKLSQMYLHYVETKDKYPHAVLLYRVGDFFECYFQDAVKLAQELELVLTSKQAGEQGRVAMSGVPHHAWERYATLLVEKGYAVVICDQVEDASEAAGRLVRREVTRILTPGTLLEEGMLKSSRNNYLAAVVIAANHWGLAYADISTGEFLTTQGSDLEHLTQELMRLQPSEVLVPTNAPDLGSLLRPGETSPHLPQCLPPSFCYSLRSQVPFSQGEARPRLLQKFKVRSLEGLGCDHLPLAVRAAGGLLEYLEDTQKENPVPLQRLRSYTVTDYLIVDNQTRRNLEITQTVRDGTFHGSLLWALDKTSTAMGGRALRRWLLQPLIDIKGIRARLDTIQELMENTPLRQDLRQLLRQIYDLERLTGRAGSGTANARDLVALADSLSRLPELSSLVTEARSPFLKALQKVPSVLEELAHKLHAHLVESPPILIKEGGLIRPSVNPLLDERKATVEADQQWIANLEVDERAKTGISTLKVGFNKTFGYYISISRTKADQVPAHYIRKQTLTNEERYITPDLKEREARILTARDDLNQLEYEIFTALREEVAQEAEVIRNLSRAVAAADVLCGLAELAVHQGYCRPEMLSGREINIVDGRHPVVEQSLPAGFFVPNSTQLGSRESGVGSSEEEISPLPTPHSPLPDLIILTGPNASGKSCYLRQVGLIQLMAQIGSFVPARFARLGICDRIFTRVGAVDDLATGQSTFMVEMNETANILNHATSRSLVLLDEIGRGTATFDGLSIAWAVAEYIAVDIRARTIFATHYHELNELASILPNVANYQVTVKELPDQIIFLHQVQPGGADKSYGIEAGRLAGLPAVVIQRAKQVMGQIEKHSKIAMGLQNLD, via the coding sequence ATGACCGCCTCTCACTCTGAAACTCCATCTACCAAGCCTGATGCAAGTACTTTTATTTCTGACCATCAACAGGTGGATCGCAGTAAGCTAAGTCAAATGTACTTGCATTATGTCGAGACGAAGGATAAATATCCTCACGCGGTATTGTTGTATCGGGTAGGAGATTTCTTTGAATGCTATTTCCAAGATGCTGTAAAATTAGCGCAAGAATTGGAATTAGTTCTCACTAGTAAACAAGCTGGGGAACAGGGACGAGTGGCGATGTCTGGTGTTCCGCATCACGCTTGGGAACGCTACGCAACGCTGTTGGTAGAAAAAGGCTATGCAGTTGTAATTTGCGACCAAGTAGAAGATGCTTCAGAAGCTGCTGGTAGATTGGTGCGGCGGGAAGTAACGCGCATCCTGACTCCTGGCACTTTGCTAGAAGAAGGAATGCTCAAATCAAGTCGCAATAATTACCTCGCAGCAGTAGTAATTGCCGCAAATCATTGGGGTTTAGCTTATGCAGACATCTCTACAGGGGAATTTCTCACAACTCAAGGGAGTGATTTAGAACATCTGACACAAGAATTAATGCGCTTGCAACCTTCAGAGGTGCTAGTTCCGACAAATGCGCCCGATTTAGGTAGTTTGCTACGTCCCGGAGAAACTTCGCCACATCTCCCCCAGTGTTTGCCACCATCATTTTGCTATAGTTTGCGATCGCAAGTACCATTTTCCCAAGGCGAAGCTAGACCTAGATTATTGCAGAAATTTAAGGTGCGATCGCTCGAAGGCCTCGGTTGCGATCATCTTCCCCTCGCCGTTCGTGCGGCTGGCGGTCTTCTGGAATACTTAGAAGATACTCAAAAAGAAAACCCAGTTCCCCTTCAAAGACTCCGCAGCTACACTGTCACGGACTATTTAATTGTTGACAATCAAACCCGCCGTAACCTGGAAATTACCCAAACCGTCAGGGATGGAACTTTTCACGGTTCCCTACTTTGGGCATTAGATAAAACTAGTACAGCGATGGGCGGGCGGGCATTGCGGCGGTGGTTGTTGCAACCGCTAATCGATATTAAAGGCATTCGGGCACGTCTTGATACCATCCAAGAATTGATGGAAAATACGCCCCTACGTCAAGATTTGCGGCAATTGTTACGCCAAATTTATGATTTGGAACGACTCACAGGTAGGGCGGGTTCTGGTACAGCTAATGCTAGAGATTTAGTAGCTTTGGCAGATTCCCTCTCACGCTTACCAGAATTATCCAGCTTGGTAACTGAAGCACGTTCTCCATTTCTCAAAGCTTTGCAGAAAGTCCCAAGTGTGTTGGAGGAATTAGCACACAAGTTACACGCGCATCTTGTCGAGTCGCCACCCATACTAATCAAAGAAGGCGGATTGATTCGCCCTAGTGTAAATCCCTTGTTGGATGAGAGAAAGGCAACTGTAGAAGCGGATCAGCAATGGATTGCCAATTTAGAAGTTGATGAGAGAGCTAAAACGGGTATTTCCACTCTGAAGGTAGGATTTAATAAAACCTTTGGTTATTATATCAGTATTTCCCGCACGAAAGCTGACCAAGTACCCGCTCATTATATCCGCAAGCAAACTCTGACCAATGAAGAACGTTACATCACCCCAGATTTGAAGGAACGGGAAGCCCGAATTCTCACAGCGCGGGATGATTTAAATCAGTTGGAATATGAGATTTTTACAGCTTTGCGAGAAGAGGTAGCACAAGAGGCCGAAGTAATTCGCAATCTGTCTCGGGCAGTGGCGGCGGCGGATGTGTTGTGTGGTTTGGCTGAGTTAGCGGTGCATCAAGGTTACTGTCGTCCAGAAATGTTGTCAGGAAGGGAGATAAACATTGTGGATGGGCGTCATCCAGTGGTGGAACAGTCTTTACCTGCGGGTTTCTTTGTGCCAAATTCGACTCAATTGGGGAGTAGGGAATCGGGAGTAGGGAGTAGTGAAGAAGAAATTTCCCCACTCCCCACTCCCCACTCCCCACTCCCCGATTTAATTATCCTGACTGGGCCAAACGCCAGTGGTAAAAGTTGTTATTTGCGTCAGGTGGGATTGATTCAGTTAATGGCGCAGATTGGTAGTTTTGTACCAGCTAGGTTTGCTAGATTGGGAATATGCGATCGCATTTTCACCCGTGTAGGTGCAGTAGATGATCTTGCAACTGGTCAATCTACGTTCATGGTGGAGATGAACGAAACGGCGAATATTCTCAACCATGCCACATCTAGGTCGCTAGTATTGTTAGATGAAATTGGTCGCGGAACAGCAACATTTGATGGTCTTTCCATAGCTTGGGCGGTGGCGGAATATATAGCAGTGGATATTCGGGCGCGAACGATTTTTGCTACTCACTATCATGAATTGAACGAATTGGCAAGTATTTTGCCGAATGTGGCTAATTATCAAGTGACGGTGAAAGAATTACCCGACCAAATTATCTTTTTGCACCAAGTCCAACCGGGAGGCGCTGATAAGTCTTACGGAATTGAGGCGGGAAGATTGGCGGGTTTACCAGCCGTAGTTATTCAACGAGCAAAACAAGTGATGGGGCAAATTGAGAAGCATAGTAAGATTGCGATGGGGCTGCAAAATCTGGATTGA
- a CDS encoding alkaline phosphatase D family protein: protein MESNRPLQLNRRQFLLRSTITAGGIIATNLVSKSQVFAQAPAIITSEKMRPTIPYGVASGDISKDSIVIWSRSDRPAKMIVEYSTSESFKNVRRVVGPNALKNSDFTARLYLRNLPPDQQLFYRVIFQDLDYKGTYSAPVKGTFRTPPKSGRDVFFVWGGDTAGQGWGINPEFGGMKIYETMRQLHPDFFIHSGDNIYADGPIQSEVTLDDGTIWKNITTPEKSKVAETLTEYRGNYIYNLLDKNIKRFNAEVPILAQWDDHETTNNWYPGEFLLNDDRYTVKDVNLLAERGRQAFLEYLPIGYETNDPDKAKIYRSFNYGPLLDIFMLDERTYRGPNTPNRQPVPSKETEMLGRTQIQWLKRQLLSSKATWKVIASDMPLGLIIRDGSTDFEAWANGDGQALGRELEIADLLRFIKNKNIQNVVWLTADVHYAAAHYYDPAKAQFSDFKPFWEFVAGPLNSGTFGPNQLENTFGPQLVFQSLPPGTKANRPPSEGLQFFGGVKINGNTKVMTVTLRNLVGKIVYSVDLSPEK from the coding sequence GCTCAAGCGCCTGCCATTATTACCTCTGAAAAAATGCGTCCTACTATACCTTATGGTGTAGCTAGCGGAGATATTTCCAAAGATAGCATTGTGATCTGGAGCCGGAGCGATCGCCCCGCCAAAATGATCGTAGAATATTCCACCAGCGAATCCTTTAAAAATGTCCGGCGAGTTGTGGGGCCCAATGCTTTAAAAAATAGCGACTTTACAGCACGACTTTATTTAAGGAACCTGCCACCAGACCAACAATTATTTTATCGGGTAATTTTCCAAGATTTAGATTATAAAGGCACTTACAGCGCTCCTGTCAAAGGCACTTTCCGCACTCCCCCCAAATCTGGGCGAGATGTATTCTTTGTTTGGGGTGGTGACACCGCCGGTCAGGGATGGGGGATTAATCCTGAGTTTGGTGGGATGAAAATTTACGAAACTATGCGCCAACTACATCCCGACTTTTTTATTCATTCTGGGGATAATATTTACGCCGATGGCCCCATTCAATCAGAAGTAACTTTAGACGACGGCACTATTTGGAAAAACATCACCACACCAGAAAAATCCAAAGTAGCAGAAACTCTCACAGAATATCGTGGTAACTATATCTACAATTTACTGGATAAAAACATCAAGCGTTTCAACGCTGAAGTTCCCATATTGGCACAGTGGGACGACCACGAAACCACAAATAACTGGTATCCTGGAGAATTTCTCCTCAACGATGACCGCTACACAGTTAAGGATGTTAACTTACTAGCAGAAAGAGGAAGGCAAGCGTTTTTAGAATATCTGCCTATTGGGTATGAAACAAATGATCCAGATAAAGCGAAAATTTATCGCTCTTTTAACTATGGCCCATTGTTAGACATTTTCATGCTGGATGAACGTACTTACCGGGGGCCAAACACGCCTAATCGTCAGCCAGTACCAAGTAAAGAAACAGAAATGCTGGGCAGAACACAAATACAATGGCTAAAAAGGCAATTGTTATCATCAAAAGCAACATGGAAAGTGATTGCTAGTGATATGCCTCTGGGACTGATAATTCGAGACGGTAGCACGGACTTTGAAGCTTGGGCTAACGGAGATGGCCAAGCTTTAGGAAGAGAACTAGAAATTGCCGATTTACTACGATTTATCAAAAATAAAAATATCCAGAATGTTGTTTGGTTAACTGCTGATGTACATTATGCAGCAGCCCACTATTACGACCCGGCTAAAGCACAGTTTAGCGACTTTAAGCCTTTTTGGGAGTTCGTCGCTGGGCCTCTTAACTCTGGCACATTTGGCCCCAATCAATTAGAAAATACCTTTGGCCCACAATTGGTATTTCAAAGTCTTCCTCCAGGTACAAAAGCAAATCGTCCCCCAAGTGAAGGTTTGCAATTCTTTGGAGGAGTTAAAATTAATGGAAATACAAAAGTGATGACGGTAACACTGCGTAACTTGGTAGGAAAAATTGTTTACAGTGTAGATTTATCGCCAGAAAAATAA
- a CDS encoding ISL3 family transposase — translation MKRILTQLLNLPEVVVESSIEEDLILFLTVSKKAKSAVCPQCGKKSEHLHQNQKYLVKDLPMGDFEVILNVNRRRFKCKICRKTFNEELDFVGARKGYTHRYAENIVKQLINSNISNVAKNNGLTDEEVNSMLEDIAKNVLPIDVSNLKRLGIDEISLVKGQGKFIVVLVDIDSGKLIGLVKERKQIEIENVMKKWGKEVLEQIEEVSMDLTGNYKNLVHKICPNALVTVDRFHVTKIIHEELNQARIAEKKTASSLNVELREKVFDSLKGNKYTILKAEENLTEKQKEKLDIIREASPLIGMMHSLKEEFRNLFDRSEDLGAGMLGLIDWLKKAEPYYQKSVKTIKRWFGEVVGYFERKTTNGVVEGINNKLKLIKRSGFGFRNFRNFEIRALLSWHYNINLAR, via the coding sequence ATGAAAAGAATCCTTACCCAACTTTTAAATTTACCTGAAGTAGTAGTGGAATCAAGTATAGAAGAGGATTTAATCCTCTTTTTAACAGTAAGTAAAAAGGCAAAAAGCGCAGTATGCCCGCAGTGTGGGAAAAAGTCAGAACATCTACACCAAAATCAAAAATACTTAGTAAAAGATTTACCGATGGGAGATTTTGAAGTAATACTAAACGTAAATAGACGAAGATTTAAGTGTAAAATATGTCGAAAAACATTTAATGAAGAGCTTGATTTTGTAGGGGCGAGAAAAGGGTATACGCATCGATACGCGGAAAATATTGTTAAACAACTTATTAATAGTAATATAAGTAATGTAGCAAAAAATAATGGATTAACCGATGAAGAAGTTAATTCAATGCTTGAAGATATAGCCAAAAATGTGCTGCCAATAGATGTGAGCAATTTAAAAAGGTTAGGAATAGATGAAATTAGCTTGGTCAAAGGGCAAGGAAAATTTATTGTTGTACTCGTAGATATAGATTCAGGGAAATTAATAGGGTTAGTAAAAGAAAGAAAACAAATTGAAATAGAAAATGTTATGAAAAAGTGGGGTAAAGAAGTTTTAGAACAAATAGAAGAAGTTAGTATGGATCTGACCGGGAATTATAAAAATTTAGTGCATAAGATATGCCCAAACGCCCTTGTGACAGTGGATAGATTCCATGTTACAAAAATCATACATGAAGAGTTAAACCAAGCTAGAATAGCAGAAAAGAAAACAGCATCGTCATTAAATGTTGAGTTGAGAGAAAAAGTATTTGATAGTTTAAAAGGTAACAAATATACAATTTTAAAAGCAGAAGAGAATCTAACAGAAAAACAAAAAGAGAAATTAGATATAATTAGAGAAGCGTCTCCTTTAATAGGAATGATGCATTCATTGAAAGAAGAGTTTCGTAATTTATTTGATAGGAGTGAAGATTTAGGAGCAGGAATGTTAGGACTAATTGATTGGTTAAAGAAAGCTGAACCTTATTATCAAAAAAGTGTTAAGACAATTAAACGGTGGTTTGGAGAAGTAGTAGGATATTTTGAAAGAAAAACTACTAATGGGGTAGTAGAAGGAATTAATAATAAATTGAAGTTAATAAAGCGAAGTGGATTTGGCTTTAGAAATTTTCGTAATTTTGAAATTAGAGCTTTACTTTCTTGGCACTATAATATTAATTTAGCACGTTAA
- the cas12k gene encoding type V CRISPR-associated protein Cas12k (Type V-K CRISPR systems have also been known as with the large Cas12k protein, has also been known as type V-U5, and Cas12k as C2c5.) produces the protein MSQITIQCLLVALESSRQQLWKLMAELNTPLINELLRQVSQHPEFETWRQKGKHPTSIVKGLCQPLKTDPRFIGQPGRFYTSAIALVNYIYKSWFALMKRSQFQLEGKIRWLEMLNSDVELLESSGVSLDSLRTKAAEILAQFSSLNTAETPSTNVKKAKKRKKAQNSDSDRNLSKNLFETYRNTEDNLTRCAISYLLKNGCKINDKEEDAKKFAQRRRKLEIQIERIREQLETRIPKGRDLTVIKWLETIVVATHTVPTNEAEAKSWQDSLLRQSSKVPFPVAYESNEDMTWFKNQFGRICVKFNGLSEHSFQVYCDSRHLHWFQRFLEDQQIKKNSKNQHSSSLFTLRSGRIAWQEEEGKGDPWNVNRLTLYCSVDTRLWTTEGTNQVREEKAEEIAKIITNTKAKGDLNEKQQAHIKRKNSTLDRINNPFPRPTKPLYKGQSHILIGISLGLEKPATLAVVDGTTGQVITYRSIKQLLGDNYKLLNRQRQQKHFLSHQRQIAQTLAAPNQFGESELGEYIDRLLAKEIIAIAQTYSAGSIVLPKLDNMREQVQSEVQAKTEQKSDLIEVQQKYAKQYRVSVHQWSYGRLMANIHSSAVKAGIVIEESKQPIRGSPQEKAKELAISAYHSRKIN, from the coding sequence ATGAGCCAAATCACTATTCAGTGTCTTCTTGTAGCCTTAGAGTCATCACGCCAGCAACTATGGAAGTTGATGGCTGAGTTAAATACGCCATTGATTAATGAACTACTACGTCAGGTAAGTCAACACCCAGAGTTTGAGACTTGGCGACAAAAGGGCAAACACCCCACTAGTATTGTCAAAGGACTCTGCCAACCTTTGAAAACTGACCCTCGCTTTATCGGTCAGCCTGGACGGTTTTATACGAGTGCGATCGCATTGGTGAACTACATCTATAAATCATGGTTTGCCCTAATGAAGCGATCGCAGTTCCAACTAGAAGGCAAAATTCGCTGGTTGGAAATGCTCAACAGTGATGTTGAATTGCTAGAAAGTAGTGGTGTCAGCTTAGATAGTCTTCGCACTAAAGCTGCTGAAATTTTGGCTCAATTTTCTTCTCTCAATACTGCTGAAACTCCATCAACAAATGTAAAAAAAGCTAAAAAGCGCAAAAAAGCTCAAAACTCAGATAGCGATCGCAATTTATCAAAGAATTTATTTGAGACTTACCGCAATACAGAAGATAACTTGACTCGTTGCGCCATCAGCTATTTGCTCAAAAATGGTTGCAAAATAAACGATAAAGAGGAAGACGCTAAAAAATTTGCTCAACGTCGCCGTAAACTTGAAATTCAGATTGAACGCATCAGAGAACAGCTAGAAACACGAATTCCCAAAGGTCGAGATTTAACCGTTATCAAATGGTTAGAAACTATTGTTGTTGCCACTCACACCGTTCCAACAAATGAAGCCGAGGCAAAATCTTGGCAAGACAGCCTTTTAAGGCAATCTAGCAAAGTACCTTTCCCGGTAGCTTACGAAAGCAACGAAGACATGACTTGGTTTAAAAACCAGTTTGGGCGTATCTGTGTAAAATTCAACGGTTTGAGTGAGCATAGTTTTCAAGTCTATTGTGATTCTCGCCACCTTCACTGGTTTCAACGCTTCCTAGAAGATCAACAAATTAAGAAAAATAGTAAAAACCAGCACTCTAGTAGCCTGTTCACCCTGCGTAGTGGGCGTATTGCTTGGCAAGAAGAGGAAGGCAAAGGCGATCCTTGGAATGTTAATCGCTTAACCCTCTACTGTTCTGTGGATACACGCCTATGGACGACTGAAGGAACCAATCAAGTAAGGGAAGAGAAAGCTGAAGAAATCGCTAAAATTATCACTAATACAAAAGCCAAAGGCGACCTTAATGAAAAACAGCAAGCCCACATAAAACGGAAAAACTCCACCTTAGACAGAATTAATAACCCTTTTCCTCGCCCCACTAAACCTTTATATAAAGGACAATCTCATATTCTTATTGGTATTAGCCTCGGCTTAGAAAAGCCTGCAACGCTAGCGGTAGTAGACGGCACTACAGGTCAAGTAATTACCTATCGCAGCATCAAACAACTACTGGGTGATAATTACAAACTGCTAAATCGACAGCGACAGCAAAAGCATTTTTTATCCCACCAACGCCAAATAGCTCAAACGCTTGCTGCACCAAATCAGTTTGGAGAATCGGAGTTAGGGGAGTATATTGACAGATTACTAGCGAAAGAGATTATTGCGATCGCCCAAACATACTCTGCTGGAAGTATTGTTCTACCTAAGTTGGACAATATGCGAGAGCAAGTTCAAAGTGAGGTTCAAGCCAAAACTGAACAAAAATCAGACTTAATAGAAGTTCAACAAAAGTATGCTAAACAGTACCGAGTTAGCGTCCATCAGTGGAGTTATGGCAGATTGATGGCAAATATTCACTCGTCAGCTGTTAAAGCTGGAATTGTGATAGAGGAGTCAAAACAGCCAATTCGAGGTAGTCCACAAGAGAAAGCGAAAGAATTAGCGATCTCCGCTTACCATTCCCGCAAAATAAACTGA
- a CDS encoding AAA family ATPase produces the protein MLKQLILENWKSFRYAELPLDPLTVLIGTNASGKSNVVEALEFLKRIVQGEKVEVALAGDKRLPSIRGGIEWAAYQTETKFTLKVVVQFENDSSDYIHSITVGTKPFPHILENYTLAREDTESDQKNVTSYFLHKHTYEYNLLQKKLDVMNFSFLDDGESQVEITLNEILKHIENIFILNPIPSKMRDYVKVSEIYESDASNMAGVLATLPEKNKAEIEATLSRYIKDLPEGDIQKVWAEKVGRFGTDAMLYCQEEWKPGHITEIDARSMSDGTLRFLAILTALLTRPEGSQLVIEEIDNGLHPSRAELLVKILREIGSKRKIDILLTTHNPALLDALGPEIVPFVVVAHRDKETGESQLTLLEDIENLPLLLASGTLGKLATKGAIEKSLSNNK, from the coding sequence ATGCTTAAGCAACTCATTTTAGAAAACTGGAAAAGTTTCCGTTATGCAGAGCTTCCACTTGACCCGTTGACTGTTCTTATTGGTACAAATGCCAGTGGTAAATCTAATGTAGTTGAGGCTTTGGAATTTTTGAAGAGAATAGTACAAGGTGAAAAAGTTGAAGTAGCTTTAGCAGGAGACAAAAGGCTACCATCCATTCGAGGTGGTATCGAGTGGGCAGCATATCAAACTGAAACAAAATTTACACTAAAGGTAGTGGTTCAGTTTGAAAACGATAGTAGTGATTATATTCATAGTATTACAGTAGGGACAAAACCTTTTCCTCATATTTTGGAAAATTATACACTTGCTAGAGAAGACACAGAATCTGATCAAAAAAATGTTACCAGTTATTTTTTACACAAGCATACTTATGAATATAATTTATTGCAGAAAAAATTAGATGTTATGAATTTTTCTTTTTTAGATGATGGAGAATCCCAAGTAGAAATAACACTTAACGAAATTTTAAAACATATTGAAAATATTTTTATTTTAAATCCTATTCCATCTAAAATGCGTGATTATGTGAAAGTTTCTGAGATATATGAAAGTGATGCATCCAATATGGCAGGAGTGTTAGCAACATTACCTGAAAAAAATAAAGCCGAGATAGAAGCAACTCTTTCTAGATATATCAAAGATTTGCCGGAAGGAGATATTCAGAAAGTATGGGCAGAAAAGGTTGGCAGATTTGGTACTGATGCCATGCTTTATTGTCAAGAAGAATGGAAACCAGGTCATATTACAGAGATTGATGCTAGAAGTATGTCTGATGGAACTTTACGTTTTCTAGCGATTCTCACAGCATTACTTACACGCCCAGAAGGCAGTCAGCTAGTAATTGAAGAAATAGATAATGGACTTCATCCTTCGCGTGCGGAATTGTTAGTCAAAATACTAAGGGAAATTGGCAGCAAAAGAAAAATTGATATTTTACTGACTACCCATAATCCAGCTTTACTTGATGCTTTAGGCCCAGAGATAGTTCCTTTTGTGGTTGTCGCACACCGCGACAAAGAAACTGGAGAAAGCCAGCTTACACTTTTAGAAGATATTGAAAATCTTCCTCTTTTGTTAGCATCAGGCACTTTAGGCAAACTAGCAACTAAAGGCGCAATTGAAAAAAGCCTTTCTAATAATAAGTAA